One region of Wyeomyia smithii strain HCP4-BCI-WySm-NY-G18 chromosome 3, ASM2978416v1, whole genome shotgun sequence genomic DNA includes:
- the LOC129731675 gene encoding forkhead box protein J3, translated as MTQLEDDVLLNNLLKFPGTIIIYNNDLNTYNYVLNGHNSIPLATTGSTALADESFDLNGTVSINVETVPPELPLGSPTTSTSNESVQNSQEDTCSAISSNSSEHLTESVANTSGSIHEADYEVDEMEAEDDSEPELTNLSWLTELKNITNLTPSDIPLTDLPTARFNKFIAQVRRSRESYDKRKEQYTSLLNSEEKPPFNYAQIIAMAMLDEGRMTLKQICKWIQEKFSYYKVHKNWNNSIRHNLSLSFYFTKVSRAKDEKGKGGYWELSMDVAKSEKKRIRVRQRNRGKGSGPSSRSRNRFRRDNTNNNNNSESTVNNNLAPEEDDSSSKLHDGNNNHCSPQIGHTITSAEMTTVEDDTMQNVNCINTAVSDVVSPTENQPSNSNETPSIEILEQQLIKTSALVENCTINFDSIINAETGNGIFTNLNVDEIFSGSEIPQPANDDIIVPFFGTSAQQAAQTGPNVIVETIPYFLPDMGNFDEQDFGNLININEQEISDEFLNEHGFL; from the exons CCTACAATTATGTCCTGAATGGTCACAATTCCATTCCGCTAGCCACCACAGGCAGTACGGCTCTAGCAGACGAATCATTCGACCTAAATGGCACGGTTTCGATCAATGTGGAAACCGTTCCTCCGGAGCTGCCACTTGGATCGCCAACTACATCGACATCAAATGAATCCGTCCAGAACAGTCAGGAGGACACCTGCAGTGCCATCAGTAGCAACAGCAGCGAACACCTAACCGAATCAGTGGCGAACACCTCCGGTAGCATTCACGAGGCGGACTATGAGGTAGATGAAATGGAGGCCGAAGATGATTCCGAACCAGAGCTCACAAATCTGTCCTGGCTGACGGAGCTTAAAAATATTACCAATCTAACGCCCTCGGATATACCCCTGACGGATCTTCCGACTGCTCGCTTTAACAAGTTTATCGCGCAGGTTCGAAG AAGTCGGGAGTCCTACGACAAGCGAAAGGAACAATACACATCCCTGCTAAACTCGGAAGAAAAACCTCCGTTCAACTACGCCCAAATTATCGCTATGGCAATGCTGGACGAGGGTCGGATGACATTAAAACAAATCTGCAAGTGGATTCAGGAGAAATTCTCCTACTACAAAGTTCATAAAAATTGGAAT AATTCCATACGACACAACTTATCATTGAGCTTCTACTTCACCAAAGTATCTCGAGCCAAAGATGAGAAAGGTAAGGGAGGGTATTGGGAGCTTTCAATGGACGTGGCCAAAAGCGAGAAAAAGCGAATACGTGTGAGGCAACGCAATCGGGGAAAAGGGTCTGGTCCGTCCAGCCGTAGCCGTAATCGGTTCCGCCGGGATAACaccaataataacaacaacagtGAATCGACAGTCAACAATAACCTAGCTCCGGAAGAAGATGATTCATCATCGAAGCTCCACGATGGAAACAACAACCATTGCAGTCCACAAATAGGCCACACAATTACCAGTGCCGAAATGACGACCGTGGAAGATGATACAATGCAAAATGTAAACTGCATCAATACCGCCGTAAGTGATGTTGTGAGTCCCACGGAAAATCAACCATCTAATTCAAACGAAACACCATCGATCGAAATCCTCGAGCAACAACTGATCAAAACTAGCGCTCTGGTGGAAAACTGTACCATCAACTTCGACTCAATCATCAATGCTGAAACGGGCAACGGGATTTTTACGAATTTAAACGTAGATGAG ATCTTCTCGGGTAGTGAAATTCCACAACCTGCTAACGACGACATCATTGTACCATTTTTCGGCACCAGTGCCCAGCAGGCCGCCCAAACTGGTCCGAACGTGATCGTCGAAACCATTCCCTATTTCCTGCCCGATATGGGCAACTTTGACGAGCAGGATTTTGGCAACCTGATCAACATCAACGAACAGGAAATAAGCGACGAATTTCTCAACGAGCATGGATTTTTGTAA